GATGAAGGCGAGATACGACGTCTAGATGATTTTGACAGCTCTGTGAAACTCTCTCACGACAGAGATGCTCTCTCTACTAGTCCTCGGACTGAAGGTTTTTCCTCAGAAGTTCGAGCATCTTTAAGAAACAACAGAAGTGCTGAAAGACATAGAGGCAAATTTGAAGATGAGCATGTCGACTATGTGGAACTCTCTCACAACAGAGATCCCTCCGACAGCCTTCCTGGTTCACCTGACATTACTAGTCCTCAGAGTGAAGGTTTTTCCTCAGAAGTTCGACAATCTTTCAGAAACCACCCTTTGGACAGAAGTCCTGAAAGATATCGAGGTAAATCTGAAGATGAACGTGACGACTCTATGGAAGTCTCTCGCGAAAGAGGTGCTTCTGAGGGTCTTTCTAGCTGTGAAACTTCTCCCAAAGAAGTTCAAGAATCATCGGAAAAAACTCCTTTAGACAGAAGCCCTCAAAAACGTCGAAGCAATGCTGATGACCATGAGGAGTGGACTGCCGGTTCAAACTCTTTGGATGGACTACCTAGCTCGGGTGAGATCAGTCTCGAGGCTGAAGCATATACCCAAGAATCCAGTGAACATGTAGAGCAAATGAAAGATGGAGAATCAGAACAAGTTTGGACAAAAGGCGCCGGCCTTGTTGATGAAGTTCAGAATTTGCCTGaatatgaagatcaagagagtGGCTTGATGGAGAGGATTGCGGAAAACAATGCTCTACCAGAAAATGAAGGAACGACTCGGACCTTCTTAAACGATGAATCTAGTGGTGAAATTAAGCATGTCGGACCAACTTCGCCTTCTGCGATGATATCTCATGAAATCAGCATCGCATCAACATCAGCTGAGGTAGTTGGTGATGGCTCCAGAGGTCTTCCTGTTTCTAGAAGCCCGATTGCTGAAAGGAGCATGAGTCCTAAAGCCAGTGCTCCAGTTCACGCTCCTAGGAGCCCCTCAAGAGGGAGTCTCGTGTCATTCTATCTTACGACTGATGATGAACAGCTCGATGGTTCTCCAAGAGAAGTTGCACGTACTTTTGAGAGATTTAACTCTACAGACACACTGGGAAGTTCACATCTCGGTGACCATAGCTCCGAGATCAACGTTAGGCATGGACCCGCGGCTTTTTATCAGAACAGCAGGAGCTACTATGCTTATGATGGTAGTGAATCATCTTACGATGGAATTGATGATCAAGTCCGCGAACATTTTTCACATCCCTCGAGAAAGGCTAACGATGTGGGACATATCCGAGCCAGAGAAAAGCTCAGAAATGGTGGATTTAGTGGGAACAATGTGGCGAAGAGTGAAGCAGAGAGGGCTCATCGGGCAACAAGTCCCTTGAGCCGTGAAATGCACTTCCCTTGGCACAGAGGTCAGAATAGGATGAGACTCAATTCACAAGGAGATGTCTCGAGAGCACCATTCCCTTCGAGAGATCACACTGCTGGACACAGACCTCCAGTTCATCGGCACAATTTGCTTCCACCCCATTCAGCTTTCGACTTACCCGAAAAGTCTTCATACTCGAATCCAGAGCAACTCGATCTGTTGAGAACGGTACATCATCTGAAGGATCAGCTTGAGAGGATGCAATTCAATGCTCTTCCTTACTTAGAAGCTGAAAGGGAAATGTATGCAGATGTGAGCCATTCAGGTCCATGTAACAGGCGAAACGATCGTGCCAAGGGTTATGGTGAAAGATACAATGAGAGGAGAATGGCTTTCTCGGGCGAGGCTGCACATTTTCGACACCAAGCTAGCTGCTCTTGTTTGCACTGCAATCAGCAAGATTGGCAACACCGTAAAAATGGCCATCGTGCCATCCACGCTGACCATAACTGCTGCGGTAGCTCCAACTCTTTGAGCCCCCACCGTTATGCAACCTCTGAGCCCTCATCATGGGGCCGTGAGACAAAGTCTGACAACCAGAGGCTTGATGAGATCAGACGGACGCAGTTGAGGGAGAAATACAGTGCAGCCAAGAGGCACCTCCGTCCCATAGCCGGTGGAGCCCCGGTTATCACTTGTTACCATTGTTCACAACTGCTCCAGCTGCCAGTGGACTTTCTCCTATTCAAGAAAAGGTATCATCAGCTGATGTGCAATGCTTGTGGGAAGGTTATAAAGTTTTCGGTCGTGAAGGGAACTCATCTCGTTCCATACGTTGCTGATGCCCGTGCACCTCCCCCTAGTGAGGCCGGTGACTACAGTGATGGTAACATCCGGAGAAATATGGAACCGGCGCCCCAATCTATCTCCTGCAAACATGTTGAATCTGTGTCGTACTCTGATGAGTACGGGCGGTCATTCTGTAGGAGCTGCTCCACCGAGGGAGAGGCCTCAGCCGCCATACCTTCAATTGATCGAGCCAAGGGAAACTCGTACGACAGAAAGATGTCATCTGGAGGCGGTTATTATGAGGATCGGAAGCTGAAAGGTGTCTCAAACTCAAAGGAAGGCGTTGAATCAGCTGGTCCTTCATCAAGAACTGTGACGAGGAAGAATGCGACTACATCGGTCTCGGAGATAGAAGAGCTGCCGCCATTGTCGAATTCTCCACTGCATCGCCTAATGGGGTATTCGACACCGAGCAAAGTGTTCAAACGAGGATGAGTGTGAGCTGCAATGTGATGTGTTGTTGGCTATATTGCTATAGTGTGTTTGAGTCATACTAGTATAGTTATGAAATTGGAGGGATTATGTATACATGTTTGTTTCTAGTATATTGCattatttattcattatttcattataaataGTAACGAACATTTCTCCCTCGCTGAAGAAGGTCGTAGACAATCGACCAAATACTAAAAGAAAAAACATGGGCCGTGAAAATAGAAAGACAAGCCCAATAGGAAAATGGGCTGCTTTTTGCTGAAAGCGAAGTGATAGCAGGCGGAGGCAGAGGCAGAGAAATTACTTCATccattcaaaaaaattaaaaataattttgttttcttatttttgtcTATccatcaaaatttgattttatctatttattgtTTCATTTCCACTGACaataatttaccacttcttctcattgttttttatttactttattaaatttacattaaatttgatttaatatttgCCACCGTACCAAAAAAAGAACAGATTTAGTTAAGGATTTGATTCATCCCCAAAATATTTACCCAAATTAACGAACTCTCACTAAATTTCTAGGTTTCACTCAAACTAACCTTTGCTCCACACACACAcagtttgtgtttgtgtatatCATGAATTCCTGAAAATTTGATATTTGTTGGATTCAATGCTAAAACTGAATTCTGCTTATTCCACGCCGCCATTCCATCGAAGCTTCTGTTTTATGCTGTTGAGTAAGTGATTGAGTGTTTATTCGTATTTATTTTCCGGCTGTGGTAGTCATGGGTAGGAGGAAGCAAATTCGGCCACGTAGAACTGGGGGAGCGGTAGAAGCACCGACGTCTGAATCAGAATTCAACAAAGATGGCGCTGCGCATCACGGAAAGGATGGATTGGCTGCAGCTGAAGAACAGTTTTTTGTCGAAATGGATAAGTCTAGTTGGGGTAGTGTGGAGCATTACGATATCTCTGAAATTGTTTTGATGAATTTGGCGGTGAGTGAGGAGTTTTGCGGCTACAAGTTGTCTGAGGAGTTTTACAGCGATTCTCGGTGCTACTTGaggtttaaattgagcaatgTGAATGAGCATCTCGTTCGTATGAAATTAGGGAATTGGCCGGTTTTGCGGGAGAGTGACATATGCCTGCAGTTTGTGATGAAACGCACGGCTGAGGAAGCGGATACGGATGTGGTAATGGCGTCTGGAACTGTTGATGGGAGTGATGAAGGAGTGACAGGGCTTGTGCATTTGACTAGTTTGAGATACTTGACTGTTAGGCCTGTTTTAGGAGTCGAGTTTTCGGAGGGCATGCCATCTGTATCTATCCGGGTTGAGATTCTAGGGAGTGTGTTTGATGAGTGTGAGTCCCTCCTCGATAATACAAGGCAGCTCTGGAAGAAAAGTATGATGAATGTTATGTCATGGCTGCGGCCAGAAGTTATGACTTCAGAGGCTAGATATGGATATAATGATGTTATGAATATGGAAGCCGACGAGCTTCTTGTCGCTGATGGTGATACTCATGCATCAAGACAACAAGTGAAGTTTGAAGTCTCTCGCTTTTATGAAGCTATTAAGCCATCAAAGTATTTTTTGGAAGTTGGACTTTCCTTTTATGATGGTTGCAGTACATCTTTTCTGAAGTTGACCTGATTCATTTTCTTGCAACAGGGACGCACCAATGCTGGAGGATAACCTTCCAGGCTTGCTCCCTGAACTACGACCATACCAGCATCGTGCAGCTTACTGGATGGTCAAGAGAGAAAAAGGTGATTTCGAGCATTTAGGTGGCAAAGAAAGAAGTCAGATTATAGCTCCTCTATGTATGCCTCTAAATTTGATCGACACATCTAGAAGAATTTATTACAATCCTTTTAGGTGCGTTCCTCAGTTCCTCAAAgaacatctttttttttttgtgatgcCAAATTGCCAATAGTAACAAAATCTCTTGACTTCGAATTTTGATTTGCCATAATTATTAGGCTCTGCTAAATTGTTTTCTTCTTGTTGTTGTTAACAATACTCctattatagtactactacttgttACTATTGTTATTATCCTTATCATTGCTATTACTATTGCTACTAGTTATTACTACCACCGACGCTCAAATATTAATTGCTGAGACTTAGTAGCCAATTCGTACAGAGGTGTAATTTGAGTGGGTTTTGTTTTCCAATCTTTGTATAACAAAATGTCAGAGACTTAAGTGATCTCTATATTTGTTAATGTACCACATGTAATGAATGAGAGACATTATATTATGCAGTGGAAACGTCTCATTACATGGTACCTGCTCCGCATCATATGTTTCTGGAGGGATTCTCGCTGGtatgttgacattctcaaattGTTAAATCACAAGATGAATTAATGCTTCTTTACTTCAGTTatggtttataatttatttgttctttactttt
This sequence is a window from Salvia splendens isolate huo1 chromosome 14, SspV2, whole genome shotgun sequence. Protein-coding genes within it:
- the LOC121766184 gene encoding protein ENHANCED DISEASE RESISTANCE 4 — its product is MTTQGNVQIRFVKCPRCRKILPELPELPMYKCGGCGITLQAKRRNPETNHSELPSQETDSAEGGQQGNVSGGMEGRSSTADLTDSPKVESSPDEGEIRRLDDFDSSVKLSHDRDALSTSPRTEGFSSEVRASLRNNRSAERHRGKFEDEHVDYVELSHNRDPSDSLPGSPDITSPQSEGFSSEVRQSFRNHPLDRSPERYRGKSEDERDDSMEVSRERGASEGLSSCETSPKEVQESSEKTPLDRSPQKRRSNADDHEEWTAGSNSLDGLPSSGEISLEAEAYTQESSEHVEQMKDGESEQVWTKGAGLVDEVQNLPEYEDQESGLMERIAENNALPENEGTTRTFLNDESSGEIKHVGPTSPSAMISHEISIASTSAEVVGDGSRGLPVSRSPIAERSMSPKASAPVHAPRSPSRGSLVSFYLTTDDEQLDGSPREVARTFERFNSTDTLGSSHLGDHSSEINVRHGPAAFYQNSRSYYAYDGSESSYDGIDDQVREHFSHPSRKANDVGHIRAREKLRNGGFSGNNVAKSEAERAHRATSPLSREMHFPWHRGQNRMRLNSQGDVSRAPFPSRDHTAGHRPPVHRHNLLPPHSAFDLPEKSSYSNPEQLDLLRTVHHLKDQLERMQFNALPYLEAEREMYADVSHSGPCNRRNDRAKGYGERYNERRMAFSGEAAHFRHQASCSCLHCNQQDWQHRKNGHRAIHADHNCCGSSNSLSPHRYATSEPSSWGRETKSDNQRLDEIRRTQLREKYSAAKRHLRPIAGGAPVITCYHCSQLLQLPVDFLLFKKRYHQLMCNACGKVIKFSVVKGTHLVPYVADARAPPPSEAGDYSDGNIRRNMEPAPQSISCKHVESVSYSDEYGRSFCRSCSTEGEASAAIPSIDRAKGNSYDRKMSSGGGYYEDRKLKGVSNSKEGVESAGPSSRTVTRKNATTSVSEIEELPPLSNSPLHRLMGYSTPSKVFKRG